The Halobacillus ihumii genomic sequence TATCAAACATTTTTGCTAATGGTGAAGAATATTCCCCTTCAATGTTTAGTGGTGGAGAAGAAACTAATCAATTTCTAAGTAGACTTGGTTTTACAATTATTGAAAGTATTAAAAATGAAGATGGGATTCAAAAACAAAATGAGAGAATTAATGTACCAGATTTAGAATCTTCAAAGAGGGCAAGGGAGTATAACATTTACAGCGATAAGGAAAAGGATTTAATAGTTTATGAGTACCTTTTTAAAGCCAGGTCTCACCGTTGGTTAGACGAACATATACTAGAAATCGCTTTCGATAGAAGAACAGGGCATGAATCAATGAATATTCTCCATTTTATTGGTCTTAAGGACAGGCATAAAGGATTGTTTAGGGGTTATAGTATATGGGAAGCCATAAATGAATTGGAGCGGCAAGATTCTAATTTTAGTTCAGTTATTGAATCTCTACATCGGTACTCTAATCAAATTTATAGTGTTGGAGATTATGAAGAAAGCTATTCTGCAGACGAATATATTGAAGTAGATTCAATTGCTAAAACTGAACCAGAACAAGTTGAACTAACAGAGACTGAGAAGGCACAAGTTATAAAGTCTAGAATAGGTCAATCAAAGTTTAAAAAAGCTCTCATGAATATGAAAAAGAAATGTCAGTTGTGTGGTGTTTCAGATGAACGCTTCCTTATAGCTAGCCATATAAAGCCATGGAGACTATCCAATAATAATGAACGTTTAGATGTTAATAACGGACTTTTGTTATGTCCTAACCACGACTCATTATTTGATAAGGGCTATATTAGCTTTGATGAGAGTGGAGAAGTCATAATATTAGAAAGTTTGGATATAGCAACGAAGGTTTTTCTCAATATCAATGAAAGCATGAAAATTACAATGAGCGAGAGTCAACAAGAGTATATGAAATGGCATAGAGAAAACGCTCTTAAATACAACGATGCATAGCTAAGTCAGTGGTAAAAAACTTCTCTTTTATACTTAGTTGTTGATTCTATTACCCTTATGAAGGAGAAATAAATAGTGTTACCAAAAGAGTGCAAATACTTAAAAGTTATTGCACCCTTTTTATGTCCTTGCTATACTTAGCTTCAACTGGTGCAATAACTTAGTGCAATAAAAAACTGGTGAAGAGTGAGGACTAATAATGAGATATGGATATGCAAGGGTTTCAACAACAGCTCAAGATTTAAAGCTTCAAATTCAAGCGCTACAAGCGGAAGGATGCGAGATAATATATAAGGAGAAATTCACAGGTACTAAAACAGATAGAACTGAGTTTAATAAGGTACTGGAAGAATTACAAGAAGGAGACACATTAGTCGTTACAAAATTAGATAGATTTGCAAGGTCTGCAATCGAGGGTATTCAAACAGTTAGAGCTTTATTTGCAAGAGGAGTCAAAGTTCACATTCTTAATATGGGGCTAGTAGAAAACAGCCCAACAGGCAGACTGATTTTTAATATTCTCAGTTCATTCGCAGAGTTTGAACGTGATATGATAGTAGAACGTACTCAAGAAGGTAAGGCACTGGCTAAGCAACGTGATGATTTTAGAGAAGGTAGACCTAGAAAACATTCAAACAAACAAGTACTTCATGCATTAGAATTGCTTAAAACTCATACATACAAAGAAGTTGAAGCAATGACAGGAATTAAGAAGCGAACCTTAATTAACAGAAAGAATGAACTGAAATCTAAACAATTATAAGGTACTCCTCAAGGGTGCTCTTTATTTATCCTGATACTAATGGGGGTGTAATTCCACTTTTTCAAGGGGGAGTTTAGCAGAAATAGCCCCCATGTACCCTCATCCACACGCCACAATGTTTTAAGTTTTTAAGACTAGTGTTTGAAGGGATGCTGCTTCCTTTATATAGATATATATGATTTTCCTTGGTTAAGAGGGAAATTACTTATATAAATGCTTTAAGCTTTTCAAGGGGAATGAGATTTTTTTAATAAACGCTTATATTCCTAATAAAATACAGATATTTTAATGTTGAACAATTAAGCTATTCAAGAAAGGAGTTATCTATGGATTTCTTTGTAACTTCATATTTTTATAATTTGGTGAAAATCCCTAATACCTTTCCAAGTGTTGTACTCTCGAATGACAATTGGAATGATAATAATTATTATACGTTATTTAAATTATTTTATTTTGATGAAAATAAAAATGAGTTCAATATAGGTGAAGTTAAAATTTTACATGAGGAGAGTAAATCCACTAGGTTAGAGAAACACTTTAAAACCCTCACCTCTGCATATTGTTCATTAGGTCAGGATATAAGTTATTACGAGAAACTTAGGGCACTTGGGAAAGAAGTAGCATTGGATATATTAAAAAACTTAAATGATGCGGCAATTAATCCATCTATTTACGATGAATTTAAAGATAACGAAGGTTTTACTGACTCTTTAATTAGATTTAGTCAAGCCGAAAAAGCATTAAGAGAAGCTAATAACCTCTACTTTGATGTCAAAATAGAAAAAATACTGAATTTTGATTTTACATATAAATTACCCTCTGCTATTAAACCACATGAATTTAGGTTTGATTTTGAAGCGGATAAACACTTACCGTACAGAATAAATGCAATAATCGGGAAAAACGGAACGGGGAAGACCCAGATATTGTCTAAAATTGCAGCCTTAATAAGTGGTTATGAAAAAAACAAAGAACAAAATTTCCACCCTAAAAGACCATCCTTTAGTAAAGTAATTGCTATTTCATATAGTGCGTTTGATGAATTTGACCGCCCATCTAGTAACGATAGAACGTTTAGTTATGAGTATTGTGGAATTAGAGATGATACTAACACTTTAATGACCTCAGACGAGATTAAAAATAAAATAAAGAATACTATTAACGTGGTTCTTGATAAAGCCAGAGAAGATGTTTGGTACAAAGTACTTGAAGAGATAATTGAGCAGGAGCATCGCCATGTTCTGTATGAATTAATTGACGGTAAAGATGTGTCGTTAAGTTCTGGACAAAGTCTAATAATAATGACTATGACAGAAGTAATAGCGAATATTGAAGAAGAATCATT encodes the following:
- a CDS encoding HNH endonuclease; the protein is MTIPKNINKEHIVKAIQKIDRDGVPERRESTRFTLYYGKSYPPKYVISISNIFANGEEYSPSMFSGGEETNQFLSRLGFTIIESIKNEDGIQKQNERINVPDLESSKRAREYNIYSDKEKDLIVYEYLFKARSHRWLDEHILEIAFDRRTGHESMNILHFIGLKDRHKGLFRGYSIWEAINELERQDSNFSSVIESLHRYSNQIYSVGDYEESYSADEYIEVDSIAKTEPEQVELTETEKAQVIKSRIGQSKFKKALMNMKKKCQLCGVSDERFLIASHIKPWRLSNNNERLDVNNGLLLCPNHDSLFDKGYISFDESGEVIILESLDIATKVFLNINESMKITMSESQQEYMKWHRENALKYNDA
- a CDS encoding recombinase family protein; translated protein: MRYGYARVSTTAQDLKLQIQALQAEGCEIIYKEKFTGTKTDRTEFNKVLEELQEGDTLVVTKLDRFARSAIEGIQTVRALFARGVKVHILNMGLVENSPTGRLIFNILSSFAEFERDMIVERTQEGKALAKQRDDFREGRPRKHSNKQVLHALELLKTHTYKEVEAMTGIKKRTLINRKNELKSKQL
- a CDS encoding ATP-dependent nuclease, whose protein sequence is MDFFVTSYFYNLVKIPNTFPSVVLSNDNWNDNNYYTLFKLFYFDENKNEFNIGEVKILHEESKSTRLEKHFKTLTSAYCSLGQDISYYEKLRALGKEVALDILKNLNDAAINPSIYDEFKDNEGFTDSLIRFSQAEKALREANNLYFDVKIEKILNFDFTYKLPSAIKPHEFRFDFEADKHLPYRINAIIGKNGTGKTQILSKIAALISGYEKNKEQNFHPKRPSFSKVIAISYSAFDEFDRPSSNDRTFSYEYCGIRDDTNTLMTSDEIKNKIKNTINVVLDKAREDVWYKVLEEIIEQEHRHVLYELIDGKDVSLSSGQSLIIMTMTEVIANIEEESLLLFDEPETHLHPNALANLIRMFNRLLLEFNSFAILSTHSPIITQEIPANYINVVERIENTPIVRKLPIESFGENISTITNDIFDVRSTESNYKSWFKKMAEVMSYEEILNVFNNSLSYNAMTYLNTLYKEEDKS